The Accipiter gentilis chromosome 7, bAccGen1.1, whole genome shotgun sequence genome includes a region encoding these proteins:
- the SNAPIN gene encoding SNARE-associated protein Snapin — translation MGLGFGAWLCVFRGCSALPRVRAVAAGMLPGLHFPAASAAQRGSRLSCPLSGLHFPAAFALPPFPSGPRGVDGVKMAAGSGGPAARELFAEGLLQFLRPAVRQLDGHVHAVRESQVELREHIDSLATELCRINEDQKVALDLDPYVKKLLNARRRVVLVNNILQNAQERLRRLNHSVAKETVRRKAMLEAAGGYPQGLPGK, via the exons atgggtttgggttttggtgcctGGCTCTGCGTCTTCCGCGGGTGCTCGGCGCTCCCGAGGGTACGGGCTGTGGCTGCAGGCATGCTCCCAGGACTACATTTCCCAGCGGCCTCCGCGGCGCAGCGCGGAAGTCGCTTATCCTGCCCACTCAGCGGACTCCATTTCCCGGCGGCCTTTGCGCTGCCGCCATTTCCCAGCGGCCCCCGCGGCGTCGACGGCGTCAAGATGGCGGCAGGGAGCGGCGGTCCCGCGGCGCGGGAGCTGTTCGCTGAGGGTTTGCTGCAGTTTTTGCGGCCGGCGGTGCGGCAGCTCGACGGACACGTCCACGCCGTCAG GGAGAGCCAGGTGGAGCTGCGGGAGCACATCGACAGCCTGGCCACAG AGCTGTGCCGCATCAATGAGGACCAGAAAGTGGCGCTGGATCTCGACCCCTACGTGAAGAAGCTGCTGAATGCCCGGCGCAGGGTGGTGCTGGTCAACAACATCCTGCAGAACGCCCAG GAACGGCTGCGGAGGCTGAACCACAGTGTGGCCAAGGAGACGGTGCGGAGGAAGGCCATGCTGGAGGCAGCGGGGGGCTACCCCCAGGGCCTGCCAGGCAAGTGA
- the LOC126041371 gene encoding mothers against decapentaplegic homolog 4-like isoform X3 has product MSLGAPTSSDACLSIVHSLMCHRQGGENETFAKRAIESLVKKLKEKKDELDSLIAAVTTNGAHPSKCVTIQRTLDGRLQVAGRKGFPHVIYARLWRWPDLHKNELKHIKFCQFAFDLKYDSVCVNPYHYERVVTPTIGLSIQSTVPPTRLVKEEFVHDCVQMEVPPGREQGAKRVPRLPPAEPYHQPLPPLQLPESPHVPGSLCPALPMSPPGPPHHGSGPYQQPVSTHPGPEFWCSIAYFEMDVQVGEIFKVPSSCPVVIVDGYVDPSGGDRFCLGQLSNVHRTDASERARLHIGKGVQLECRGEGDVWMRCLSDHAVFVQSYYLDREAGRAPGDAVHKIYPGAYIKVFDLRQCHRQMQQQAATAQAAAAAQAAAVAGNIPGPGSVGGIAPAVGLSAAAGIGVDDLRRLCILRLSFVKGWGPDYPRQSIKHTPCWIEVHLHRALQLLDEVLHTMPAAELSPLH; this is encoded by the exons ATGTCCCTCGGCGCGCCCACGAGCAGCGATGCCTGCCTGAGCATCGTGCACAGCCTGATGTGCCACCGGCAGGGTGGGGAGAACGAGACTTTTGCCAAGCGGGCCATCGAGAGCCTTGTCAAGAAGCTCAAGGAGAAGAAGGACGAGCTCGACTCACTTATCGCCGCCGTCACCACCAACGGTGCCCACCCCAGCAAGTGCGTCACCATCCAGCGCACATTGGACGGGCGGCTCCAG gTGGCTGGCAGGAAGGGGTTCCCCCACGTCATCTATGCCAGGCTCTGGCGCTGGCCCGACCTACACAAAAACGAACTGAAACACATCAAATTCTGCCAATTTGCCTTCGACCTCAAGTACGACAGCGTCTGCGTCAACCCTTACCACTACGAGCGCGTGGTGACCCCCACCATCG GTCTGAGCATCCAGAGCACAG tgccccccacgCGCCTGGTGAAGGAGGAGTTTGTCCATGACTGTGTGCAGATGGAGGTGCCGCCCGGCCGGGAGCAGGGAGCCAAGCGGGTGCCACGTCTGCCCCCCGCTGAGCCATACCACCAGCCGCTGCCCCCCCTGCAGCTCCCTGAGTCCCCCCACGTCCCCGGGAGCCTCTGCCCTGCGCTGCCCATGTCACCGCCAG GGCCCCCACACCACGGCTCCGGGCCATACCAGCAACCAGTGTCTACCCACCCGG GGCCAGAGTTTTGGTGCTCCATTGCCTACTTTGAGATGGATGTGCAGGTGGGGGAGATCTTCAAGGTGCCATCCAGCTGCCCCGTGGTCATCGTGGACGGTTATGTGGACCCTTCGGGGGGGGACCGCTTCTGCCTGGGGCAGCTCTCCAATGTGCACCGCACCGACGCCAGCGAGCGGGCCCG GCTGCACATCGGGAAGGGCGTGCAGCTGGAGTGCCGGGGCGAGGGCGACGTGTGGATGCGGTGCCTGAGCGACCACGCCGTCTTCGTGCAGAGCTACTACTTGGATCGGGAAGCCGGGAGAGCCCCGGGGGATGCCGTGCACAAGATCTACCCGGGTGCCTACATCAAG GTATTTGATCTGCGCCAGTGCCACCGCCAGATGCAGCAGCAAGCGGCCACGGCccaggctgcggctgctgctCAGGCTGCTGCTGTAGCCGGCAATATCCCGGGTCCCGGCTCAGTGGGAGGCATCGCACCCGCTGTGG GGCTTTCAGCGGCAGCAGGGATCGGCGTGGATGACTTGCGGCGGTTGTGTATCCTGCGTCTCAGCTTTGTCAAGGGCTGGGGGCCTGACTACCCCCGGCAGAGCATCAAGCACACGCCATGCTGGATCGAGGTGCACCTCCATCGTGCCCTGCAGCTGCTGGATGAGGTCCTGCACACCATGCCCGCTGCCGAGCTGAGCCCCCTGCACTAA
- the LOC126041371 gene encoding mothers against decapentaplegic homolog 4-like isoform X2, producing the protein MSLGAPTSSDACLSIVHSLMCHRQGGENETFAKRAIESLVKKLKEKKDELDSLIAAVTTNGAHPSKCVTIQRTLDGRLQVAGRKGFPHVIYARLWRWPDLHKNELKHIKFCQFAFDLKYDSVCVNPYHYERVVTPTIGLSIQSTVPPTRLVKEEFVHDCVQMEVPPGREQGAKRVPRLPPAEPYHQPLPPLQLPESPHVPGSLCPALPMSPPVAPGSSLLSLPHGEGLLQIACPTPPPVALAQPPPQNGYPKLPYHRPPHHGSGPYQQPVSTHPGPEFWCSIAYFEMDVQVGEIFKVPSSCPVVIVDGYVDPSGGDRFCLGQLSNVHRTDASERARLHIGKGVQLECRGEGDVWMRCLSDHAVFVQSYYLDREAGRAPGDAVHKIYPGAYIKVFDLRQCHRQMQQQAATAQAAAAAQAAAVAGNIPGPGSVGGIAPAVGLSAAAGIGVDDLRRLCILRLSFVKGWGPDYPRQSIKHTPCWIEVHLHRALQLLDEVLHTMPAAELSPLH; encoded by the exons ATGTCCCTCGGCGCGCCCACGAGCAGCGATGCCTGCCTGAGCATCGTGCACAGCCTGATGTGCCACCGGCAGGGTGGGGAGAACGAGACTTTTGCCAAGCGGGCCATCGAGAGCCTTGTCAAGAAGCTCAAGGAGAAGAAGGACGAGCTCGACTCACTTATCGCCGCCGTCACCACCAACGGTGCCCACCCCAGCAAGTGCGTCACCATCCAGCGCACATTGGACGGGCGGCTCCAG gTGGCTGGCAGGAAGGGGTTCCCCCACGTCATCTATGCCAGGCTCTGGCGCTGGCCCGACCTACACAAAAACGAACTGAAACACATCAAATTCTGCCAATTTGCCTTCGACCTCAAGTACGACAGCGTCTGCGTCAACCCTTACCACTACGAGCGCGTGGTGACCCCCACCATCG GTCTGAGCATCCAGAGCACAG tgccccccacgCGCCTGGTGAAGGAGGAGTTTGTCCATGACTGTGTGCAGATGGAGGTGCCGCCCGGCCGGGAGCAGGGAGCCAAGCGGGTGCCACGTCTGCCCCCCGCTGAGCCATACCACCAGCCGCTGCCCCCCCTGCAGCTCCCTGAGTCCCCCCACGTCCCCGGGAGCCTCTGCCCTGCGCTGCCCATGTCACCGCCAG TGGCCCCCGGCAGCTCCCTGCTCTCATTGCCCCAcggagaggggctgctgcagaTTGCCTGCCCCACACCGCCCCCGGTCGCCCTGGCGCAGCCCCCCCCACAGAATGGCTATCCCAAGCTGCCCTACCACA GGCCCCCACACCACGGCTCCGGGCCATACCAGCAACCAGTGTCTACCCACCCGG GGCCAGAGTTTTGGTGCTCCATTGCCTACTTTGAGATGGATGTGCAGGTGGGGGAGATCTTCAAGGTGCCATCCAGCTGCCCCGTGGTCATCGTGGACGGTTATGTGGACCCTTCGGGGGGGGACCGCTTCTGCCTGGGGCAGCTCTCCAATGTGCACCGCACCGACGCCAGCGAGCGGGCCCG GCTGCACATCGGGAAGGGCGTGCAGCTGGAGTGCCGGGGCGAGGGCGACGTGTGGATGCGGTGCCTGAGCGACCACGCCGTCTTCGTGCAGAGCTACTACTTGGATCGGGAAGCCGGGAGAGCCCCGGGGGATGCCGTGCACAAGATCTACCCGGGTGCCTACATCAAG GTATTTGATCTGCGCCAGTGCCACCGCCAGATGCAGCAGCAAGCGGCCACGGCccaggctgcggctgctgctCAGGCTGCTGCTGTAGCCGGCAATATCCCGGGTCCCGGCTCAGTGGGAGGCATCGCACCCGCTGTGG GGCTTTCAGCGGCAGCAGGGATCGGCGTGGATGACTTGCGGCGGTTGTGTATCCTGCGTCTCAGCTTTGTCAAGGGCTGGGGGCCTGACTACCCCCGGCAGAGCATCAAGCACACGCCATGCTGGATCGAGGTGCACCTCCATCGTGCCCTGCAGCTGCTGGATGAGGTCCTGCACACCATGCCCGCTGCCGAGCTGAGCCCCCTGCACTAA
- the LOC126041371 gene encoding mothers against decapentaplegic homolog 4-like isoform X1 → MSLGAPTSSDACLSIVHSLMCHRQGGENETFAKRAIESLVKKLKEKKDELDSLIAAVTTNGAHPSKCVTIQRTLDGRLQVAGRKGFPHVIYARLWRWPDLHKNELKHIKFCQFAFDLKYDSVCVNPYHYERVVTPTIGLSIQSTVPPTRLVKEEFVHDCVQMEVPPGREQGAKRVPRLPPAEPYHQPLPPLQLPESPHVPGSLCPALPMSPPVAPGSSLLSLPHGEGLLQIACPTPPPVALAQPPPQNGYPKLPYHSSPTSWTGAAVYAPSLGGPQPTPPPQPSTQNHLQPPFHHPNHYWPPHHGSGPYQQPVSTHPGPEFWCSIAYFEMDVQVGEIFKVPSSCPVVIVDGYVDPSGGDRFCLGQLSNVHRTDASERARLHIGKGVQLECRGEGDVWMRCLSDHAVFVQSYYLDREAGRAPGDAVHKIYPGAYIKVFDLRQCHRQMQQQAATAQAAAAAQAAAVAGNIPGPGSVGGIAPAVGLSAAAGIGVDDLRRLCILRLSFVKGWGPDYPRQSIKHTPCWIEVHLHRALQLLDEVLHTMPAAELSPLH, encoded by the exons ATGTCCCTCGGCGCGCCCACGAGCAGCGATGCCTGCCTGAGCATCGTGCACAGCCTGATGTGCCACCGGCAGGGTGGGGAGAACGAGACTTTTGCCAAGCGGGCCATCGAGAGCCTTGTCAAGAAGCTCAAGGAGAAGAAGGACGAGCTCGACTCACTTATCGCCGCCGTCACCACCAACGGTGCCCACCCCAGCAAGTGCGTCACCATCCAGCGCACATTGGACGGGCGGCTCCAG gTGGCTGGCAGGAAGGGGTTCCCCCACGTCATCTATGCCAGGCTCTGGCGCTGGCCCGACCTACACAAAAACGAACTGAAACACATCAAATTCTGCCAATTTGCCTTCGACCTCAAGTACGACAGCGTCTGCGTCAACCCTTACCACTACGAGCGCGTGGTGACCCCCACCATCG GTCTGAGCATCCAGAGCACAG tgccccccacgCGCCTGGTGAAGGAGGAGTTTGTCCATGACTGTGTGCAGATGGAGGTGCCGCCCGGCCGGGAGCAGGGAGCCAAGCGGGTGCCACGTCTGCCCCCCGCTGAGCCATACCACCAGCCGCTGCCCCCCCTGCAGCTCCCTGAGTCCCCCCACGTCCCCGGGAGCCTCTGCCCTGCGCTGCCCATGTCACCGCCAG TGGCCCCCGGCAGCTCCCTGCTCTCATTGCCCCAcggagaggggctgctgcagaTTGCCTGCCCCACACCGCCCCCGGTCGCCCTGGCGCAGCCCCCCCCACAGAATGGCTATCCCAAGCTGCCCTACCACA GTTCACCGACGAGCTGGACTGGTGCAGCTGTCTATGCACCGAGCCTGGGCGGGCCGcagcccacccccccgccgcagcCCAGCACCCAGAACCATCTGCAGCCCCCATTCCACCACCCCAACCACTACT GGCCCCCACACCACGGCTCCGGGCCATACCAGCAACCAGTGTCTACCCACCCGG GGCCAGAGTTTTGGTGCTCCATTGCCTACTTTGAGATGGATGTGCAGGTGGGGGAGATCTTCAAGGTGCCATCCAGCTGCCCCGTGGTCATCGTGGACGGTTATGTGGACCCTTCGGGGGGGGACCGCTTCTGCCTGGGGCAGCTCTCCAATGTGCACCGCACCGACGCCAGCGAGCGGGCCCG GCTGCACATCGGGAAGGGCGTGCAGCTGGAGTGCCGGGGCGAGGGCGACGTGTGGATGCGGTGCCTGAGCGACCACGCCGTCTTCGTGCAGAGCTACTACTTGGATCGGGAAGCCGGGAGAGCCCCGGGGGATGCCGTGCACAAGATCTACCCGGGTGCCTACATCAAG GTATTTGATCTGCGCCAGTGCCACCGCCAGATGCAGCAGCAAGCGGCCACGGCccaggctgcggctgctgctCAGGCTGCTGCTGTAGCCGGCAATATCCCGGGTCCCGGCTCAGTGGGAGGCATCGCACCCGCTGTGG GGCTTTCAGCGGCAGCAGGGATCGGCGTGGATGACTTGCGGCGGTTGTGTATCCTGCGTCTCAGCTTTGTCAAGGGCTGGGGGCCTGACTACCCCCGGCAGAGCATCAAGCACACGCCATGCTGGATCGAGGTGCACCTCCATCGTGCCCTGCAGCTGCTGGATGAGGTCCTGCACACCATGCCCGCTGCCGAGCTGAGCCCCCTGCACTAA
- the CHTOP gene encoding chromatin target of PRMT1 protein isoform X2, translating to MAAQSAPKVVLKSTTKMSLNERFTNMLKNKQPMPVNIRATMQQQQQLASARNRRLAQQMENRPSVQAALKLKQSLKQRLGKSNIQARLGRPAGPLARGAMGGRGLSMGQRGLPRGAMRGGRGARALLRGGVSLRGQSLLRGGRGISPRMGLRRGGLRGRGGPGRGGLSRGAMGRGGLGGRGRGMTGRGRGGFGGRGRGRGRGRGSARPALTKEQLDNQLDAYMSKTKGHLDAELDAYMAQTDPETND from the exons ATGGCTGCACAGTCAGCACCGAAGGTTGTGCTAAAGAGCACCACCAAGATGTCTCTGAACGAGCG CTTTACTAACATGCTGAAGAACAAACAGCCGATGCCAGTGAATATTCGGGCTaccatgcagcagcagcagcagctagcCAGTGCCAGAAACAGAAGACTGGCCCAGCAGATGGAGAATAGACCTTCTGTCCAGGCTGCTTTGAAGCTTAAACAG AGCTTAAAGCAACGCCTCGGTAAAAGTAACATTCAGGCACGATTAGGTCGGCCAGCAGGACCCCTTGCTCGTGGAGCCATGGGAGGAAGAGGACTGTCTATGGGGCAGAGAGGCTTGCCACGAGGAGCCATGCGTGGTGGCCGGGGAGCAAGAGCTCTGCTGAGAGGAGGAGTCTCGCTGAGAG GTCAGAGCCTGCTTCGTGGAGGACGAGGTATATCCCCCAGGATGGGCCTGAGAAGAGGTGGCCTTAGAGGTCGCGGTGGCCCTGGAAGAGGTGGTCTAAGCAGAGGTGCCATGGGACGTGGAGGACTTGGTGGCAGAG GTCGTGGCATGACGGGCCGGGGACGAGGGGGCTTTGGAGGTCGTGGCAGAGGCAGAGGACGAGGAAGAGGATCAGCACGTCCTGCATTGACCAAGGAGCAGCTGGACAACCAGTTGGATGCTTACATGTCTAAAACAAAAGGACACCTCGATGCTGAGCTGGATGCTTACATGGCTCAGACGGACCCGGAAACAAATGACTGA
- the CHTOP gene encoding chromatin target of PRMT1 protein isoform X1, with protein MAAQSAPKVVLKSTTKMSLNERFTNMLKNKQPMPVNIRATMQQQQQLASARNRRLAQQMENRPSVQAALKLKQKSLKQRLGKSNIQARLGRPAGPLARGAMGGRGLSMGQRGLPRGAMRGGRGARALLRGGVSLRGQSLLRGGRGISPRMGLRRGGLRGRGGPGRGGLSRGAMGRGGLGGRGRGMTGRGRGGFGGRGRGRGRGRGSARPALTKEQLDNQLDAYMSKTKGHLDAELDAYMAQTDPETND; from the exons ATGGCTGCACAGTCAGCACCGAAGGTTGTGCTAAAGAGCACCACCAAGATGTCTCTGAACGAGCG CTTTACTAACATGCTGAAGAACAAACAGCCGATGCCAGTGAATATTCGGGCTaccatgcagcagcagcagcagctagcCAGTGCCAGAAACAGAAGACTGGCCCAGCAGATGGAGAATAGACCTTCTGTCCAGGCTGCTTTGAAGCTTAAACAG AAGAGCTTAAAGCAACGCCTCGGTAAAAGTAACATTCAGGCACGATTAGGTCGGCCAGCAGGACCCCTTGCTCGTGGAGCCATGGGAGGAAGAGGACTGTCTATGGGGCAGAGAGGCTTGCCACGAGGAGCCATGCGTGGTGGCCGGGGAGCAAGAGCTCTGCTGAGAGGAGGAGTCTCGCTGAGAG GTCAGAGCCTGCTTCGTGGAGGACGAGGTATATCCCCCAGGATGGGCCTGAGAAGAGGTGGCCTTAGAGGTCGCGGTGGCCCTGGAAGAGGTGGTCTAAGCAGAGGTGCCATGGGACGTGGAGGACTTGGTGGCAGAG GTCGTGGCATGACGGGCCGGGGACGAGGGGGCTTTGGAGGTCGTGGCAGAGGCAGAGGACGAGGAAGAGGATCAGCACGTCCTGCATTGACCAAGGAGCAGCTGGACAACCAGTTGGATGCTTACATGTCTAAAACAAAAGGACACCTCGATGCTGAGCTGGATGCTTACATGGCTCAGACGGACCCGGAAACAAATGACTGA
- the S100A1 gene encoding protein S100-A1, with protein sequence MASQLEGAMETLINVFHHYSGKEGDKYKLSKKELKELLQSELGCFLETQKDTGAVEKIMQDLDENGDGEVDFQEYVVLVAALTVACNTFFWENA encoded by the exons ATGGCGTCGCAGCTGGAAGGGGCCATGGAGACACTCATCAACGTCTTCCACCACTACTCGGGCAAGGAGGGGGACAAGTACAAGCTGAGCAAGAAGGAGCTGAAGGAGCTGCTGCAGAGTGAGCTGGGCTGCTTCCTGGAG acccagAAGGACACGGGTGCCGTGGAGAAGATCATGCAGGACCTGGATGAGAACGGCGATGGGGAGGTGGACTTCCAGGAGTACGTGGTCCTGGTGGCCGCGCTCACCGTGGCCTGCAACACCTTCTTCTGGGAGAACGCCTGA